DNA sequence from the Thermococcus gammatolerans EJ3 genome:
CGACGAAGATGTCCTTGACGTTGTTGGGAACCTCAATCTCGTCCCATTCTTCCACCCCGTTCTCACCGAAGGGGAAAAGGAGGGGAATTTTATTTAGTTTTCGCCGAAAAATTTATACTCCTTCCACCTATTGAAGCTCGGGGTGGCAGTGGTGGAGAGTGATGGCGGTGATAGTCTCGAAGGGAACGGCCGGCTACAGTGGCTGGCGCGAACGCCTGAAAGGGACGTTTCTCATCACGTTTCCAGCCCTTCTCCTGTGCCTAGCCCTTGATTTCGTTGGGGGCGGAATCCTGGGAAAGAACTTTGAGAAGATACTGACCCATTATCCCCTCATTCTCGTTATTCTTCCCGGAATGATGGACCTCAGGGGGAACGTTTTTGGGGCTCTGGCATCGAGGCTGACCACCGCCTTATACTTGGGAAAAATAAGCCGCATAAGGGACCCCGACGTTACGACCAACATCACGATGGCGATAACGAGCTCCACGATTCCACTGATAATCCTCTGGGTGGCCGGAGCCGTCCAGCTGGGCCTCTCGCACTCGGCGATTGTTGTCCTCGCCATCGTGGTTTCTTCGGCCCTTTTTATAGGCCTCGTCCTCGGCTACTCCACCGCCTTCATCACGGTTGTGCCTTACAAACACTCCATTGACCCGGACACAATCGCGGCTCCACTGATAACCTCTGTGGCTGACCTCATAACCATACCGAGCCTCGTCTACCTGATATTCTTCTACGAGAGGCACCCGGATGAGTTTTACGCCTTTACGGCCCTCATGGTTGCCCTGCTATTGGTGCTCATCTACCGGTCGAGGTTTACGGGGGAATACCGGAAGTCCTTCAGGGAGATAACGCTGATACTCACCGCCTTGGCGATGATAGAAATTTTCTCGGGTTCCACGCTTGAGCACTACGGTGAGGTCATATCCAAGGTCATAATCCTGAGCATAATGTATCCCTCAATCCTGGACAGCGTTGGTAACTTCTCCTCGATTGTTGCGGCAACAACCTCAACCCGCCTGAACCTTGCGGGCC
Encoded proteins:
- a CDS encoding magnesium transporter, which produces MAVIVSKGTAGYSGWRERLKGTFLITFPALLLCLALDFVGGGILGKNFEKILTHYPLILVILPGMMDLRGNVFGALASRLTTALYLGKISRIRDPDVTTNITMAITSSTIPLIILWVAGAVQLGLSHSAIVVLAIVVSSALFIGLVLGYSTAFITVVPYKHSIDPDTIAAPLITSVADLITIPSLVYLIFFYERHPDEFYAFTALMVALLLVLIYRSRFTGEYRKSFREITLILTALAMIEIFSGSTLEHYGEVISKVIILSIMYPSILDSVGNFSSIVAATTSTRLNLAGPSELRSRDFVADVGSVLLLSPVIGLLTNLIAVYVSHLAGLEGGMIWAFVATYPILVIVNALVGIGVAYVAYTHSIDPDNVAIPTVTTISDVLGTVYVVLLAESLA